A stretch of DNA from Cannabis sativa cultivar Pink pepper isolate KNU-18-1 chromosome X, ASM2916894v1, whole genome shotgun sequence:
ACATTAAATgtgatatttatattttgaattccATTAATTCAGTCCATATAATAACTTAAGTCCAATCTAATCCGgacaattattttaaattgaatatttttttcgatttcagagagagaaagagagagtggggctGAGGGGGTGCGACGTTTGGGTGGTCCAAGAGAGGGGGGCTGGGTCGAGAGTAttggtgcgggtggtcggaggtggtggtgagagTCGGAGGTCGGAGAtggtggtgagggtgggcggttgtgggatgcgagatagagagagagagatgatgcagagagagtttgagggaagaaaagagaaaaggttTGAATTATGAGAGGGTATTTTAAATGTCatagtttttttagtttaaaaggttttggtttaagaataatttttttttttaattttttaagtatataaaatcaaatttcccaattaAAATCTGATACTTGATGTAGTTTGTTGTTGTTACAATACATGTAGTTATTGGAATTACAACACcaacaaataaacaattaaacacTATAggacataaaaaaaaacaaatcattTTTTCATGTTTGGTATGGAAAGAAAGTTCAATCAACAAATTTTTTATATCAAACAtggaaaaattgatttttatgttattttatcactgtttttttcttacatttttcttttacaaaagGGAATCCAACTTGTAAATATGGTCTAGAAAAGGTGTGTTTGCAAGGTTAAccagttgttgttgttgttgttgttgttggtatCCCCGCCAAGGAGCTGGCGAGCGCGAACTCTGACCTGCAGCCTGACTAAAGCTTGCATACAATGCATAGCTATGCGCGACTGTTTCCTAACTTGCCCTCCTCGAACCATGGCTTGTAACTTGACAAGGCTCCTCAGGGCTCGAAATGCTCGTCTTGCCTAACAAATTAAATGTTAAGCAACGACACCACATGAgataacattttattttatgcattacaacaaaataagcaagtcattattattagtagtagtaaaaattaattacaaGATGGCCTCGGAAATGTGCTTGGATTTTGATGACAGCCAAATCGTGTCTTGTTAGAGTTGACGAGACAAGTTGAGTAGTTTCTTCATGGGATGTGTTGGACTTTgaaatgttgttgttgttggagtAAACAACAATGATGTTCCTAGGAGATTTTGATGACCCTTTCACAAAATTTCTTCTAATTCTTTTGAGCCAATTGTTACTACTACCCATGATTGATGAGctttgtgttttttatttttcaggtATTAATGGAGGAAGGAAGCAAAGATAGTGGTGAA
This window harbors:
- the LOC115702412 gene encoding protein IQ-DOMAIN 5-like, coding for MGSSNNWLKRIRRNFVKGSSKSPRNIIVVYSNNNNISKSNTSHEETTQLVSSTLTRHDLAVIKIQAHFRGHLARRAFRALRSLVKLQAMVRGGQVRKQSRIAMHCMQALVRLQVRVRARQLLGGDTNNNNNNNNWLTLQTHLF